The Lemur catta isolate mLemCat1 chromosome 6, mLemCat1.pri, whole genome shotgun sequence sequence AAGGTATGAGGTGTGGGCTGACTTCGGGGGTAAAGAGCCTTCATTCCTCAGAGGTCACAGGCTGCTCTCTCCTGACCTGCCTGTGTTTCCCCTGCAGAGCAAAGCTGCAGCTAGTGCCACTCGAGAGTGGACAGAACAGGAGACCCTGCTGCTCCTTGAGGTAATTGGGGCAAAGAAAAGAGAGTTCttctacaaaaacagaaatattcaCGTTACCAGCTGCATTTGAGAATGGGGAGAGATGGTGGAGTCTGGCGTGAGCAGAGCATGATCTTGACCCCAGTCTCTCCCCTTCCTGATGCCTGTTGCACCTGCCCCAGGACACAGCTCCAGGCCAGGGATTTGGGCCATTTCATTAACTCCATATCTTTCTTAGTGCTACTTCAAGATCCCCATTGGACCCAGCAGAGTACACAAATACCAGAACACAGAGAGCTGTGAAGCCAGCTGCCCTTAGTAGGATGGGGGGAGTTGACCTTCGAGGAAGGTGGCTAAGTAAGCGGAGTTGTGTCTTCACCACTACCACCAGGCACTGGAAATGTACAAAGATGACTGGAACAAAGTATCCGAACATGTGGGAAGCCGCACGCAGGACGAGTGCATCTTGCATTTTCTTCGACTTCCCATTGAAGACCCATACCTGGAGGACTCAGaggcctccctgggccccctggCCTACCAGCCCATCCCCTTCAGTCAGTCAGGCAACCCTGTTATGAGCACTGTTGCCTTCCTGGCCTCTGTCGTCGATCCCCGAGTCGCCTCTGCTGCTGCGAAGTCAGCCCTAGGTAATGGGAGGGGATCTTGCCTTAGTTTGCATTTGAAGGGCTAGTTACTCAGACCATGAAACCCTCAAGTTTGGCTGCCCTGCTGGCATTGTTTGGGCCAGTCTCAGCTCAGGCACCCGTCTAGGCTCCATATACTGGTCTTCGATGAAGAGATGGGCTTGTGAGGAAGCTTTCACAGGGATAGCCAGAACTGCCCACCTGTGCTACTCCGAGCCTCATCCCCTCTGGGTCTTACAGAGGAGTTCTCCAAAATGAAGGAAGAGGTACCCACAGCCTTGGTGGAGGCCCATGTTCGGAAAGTGGAGGAAGCAGCCAAAGTAACAGGCAAGGCGGACCCAGCCTTCGGTCTGGAAAGCAGTGGCATTGCAGGAACCACCTCTGATGAGCCTGAGCGGATTGGTAAGGCCTGGCAAGTTcccacatttcttccttttcaccaAAAGCCAGAGCCACCTGGACTCCCTGTGCCATCCTGCCTCAAGTTGGCATCAGAGCACACATGAATGGGAGAATTGGGGTTTTTATTTTCCCTCGGACTTCAGCTCAGGGGCCATGGCTCCCTACTGGTTCTCTCACGGAAATGTTGGCGGATCAAGGGGGCTGTTAGAAAAGTGTTATAgagaagctgggcatggtggcacgcacctgcagacccagcttcttgggaagctgaggcaagccgatcacttgagcctaagagttcaaagttgcaatgagctgtgatgatatcactgcactctagcttgggcaacagagtgagacctggtctccaaaaaaaagaaagaaaagtgtcgTAGAGACAAACTCTGTATCAGACATCcctgttttgctttcttctcccaTGGGCCCAGAGGAGAGCGGGAATGATGAGGCACGGGCAGAGGGTCCAGCcacagaagagaagaaggagCCCAAGGTACAGAGGGATCACCCAGGCCGGGAGGTGGAAGGGCCACTCACAGCCCTGTGGAGATGGGGGAGTTGGCCCTGCTCAGCTCAGGTGGGCAAGGGCTGGTCTTGGACGGGTCTGTGGCTGAAGTATGAGGAATAAATTCCATCCCATTGTGGGTCCTTTGTGTGGGACCTAGTCACCCTGGCCCCTGATGTTCTCTCCGTTTCTTCTGCTGGGACTTCAGGAACTCCGAGAAGGAGGAGGCGCTGTAGAGGAGGAAGCAAAGGAGAAAACCAGCGAGGCTCCCaagaaggatgaagagaaagggaaggaaggtgaCAGTGAGAAGGAGTCAGAGAAGAGTGATGGGGACCCAATAGGTGAGCCTCCAAGAACAGGATTTGGGGGTACAGGAAAGAGAGGTTAAGTCTAACTCAACCCTCATCCTGTCCCAGTTGATCCCGAGAAGGAGAAGGAGccgaaggaagggcaggaggaagcACTAAAGGAAGTGGTGGAGTCGGATGgggaaaggaagacaaaggtggAGCGGGACATTGGTGAGGGCAACCTGTCCACCGCTGCTGCTGCCGCCCTGGCTGCTGCCGCAGTGAAGGCCAAGGTGAGGCCAGACCCCAGAGAGAAAGATGCCCACTTCTCTAATCCCATTTCACTTAGGAAATCCTTCCTTGCTCACCCCTTAAATAATGCTGGCCTATttcgtttttatttttatcctgagAAGAGATAAGAGTTAGTCATCTCTTCTCTAagctttataaatgttttacCATTGGGCCTGTTTCTAGCCCTGTCATTATTTGACTCTGTCTTTTCTTATGCCACTCTCTCCTcttcatattcttttaaaaatgtcaagcctgggccgggcgccgtggctcacacctgtaatcctagcactctgggaggccgaggcgggcggattgtttgagctcaggagttcgagaccagcccgagcaagaccgagaccccgtctctactaaaaaaaatagagaagaaattatagggacagctaaaaacatatatatatatatatagaaaaaattagccgggcatggtggtacatgcctgtagtcccagctactcgggaggctgaggcaggaggattgctcgagcccaggagtttgaggttgctgtgagctaggctgacgccacggcactcactctagcccgggcaacagagtgagactctgtctcaaaaaaaaaaaaaaaaatgtcggGCCTGTACCACTTTGGGTTGTGATCACAGCAAGTTCATTCTTAAACCTGCAAACTTCTGCCCTACCTTTCTCTCCCTTGGAATGTCTTCAGCTGGGTCTTCCCACTGACATTCTGTCCTGCCTCTCCTTCCTAGCACTTGGCTGCTGTTGAGGAGAGGAAGATCAAATCTTTGGTGGCCCTGCTGGTGGAGACCCAGATGAAAAAGTTGGAGATCAAACTCCGGCACTTTGAGGAGCTGGAGACGATCATGGACCGGGAGCGAGAAGCAGTGAGTAGCCTCCCCTAGGGAGTCAGCAGGAGCCTGGAACCCCACCTGAGCCCGAGATGTGCCTCAGTTTAAAATTGGaaggctgtgtgtgtgagagagaatgaGTGAGGGAAGCAGCAGTGCAGAGAGCCAGAGACTGACAGGGCTCCAAAGCAAAAGAGGGCAAGCCAGGGCAGAGGGAGCTGGCCCCTGGCAGTTAAGGACAGGTGGCGTCACAAGTGAAGCCTAGACACTGGGGTCCCTTAGACCAGTGCTTGGCCCACAGcagactctcaataaatatttgttgagtggttGAATGGGCTTAAGGGATGATAAGAGGTTAACGGTCTCAGATCCAGGAGGTGAACTTGGAAAGGGGATGTGATAGACAAGGTATTGAACTATTTTGTGTGTTTGAGaggacatgaaaagaaacagaagaggctgggtgcagtggctcacgcctgtaatcctagcattctgggaggccaaggtgggaagattgcttaaggtcaggagttcaaagccagcctgagcaagagtaagacccccgtctctactaaaagtagaaaaaattagctggccatggtggtgtgcacctgtagtcccagctagttgggaggctgaggcagaaggattgcttgagcccaggagtttgaggttgctgtgagctaggctgacgccacggcactctagcccaggcaacagtgtatgagactctgtctcaaaaaaaaaaaaaaaaaaagaaaaatagaagagaaggacCCTGCCCTCAGAGAACTAACTTACAGTTTAATTGGAGACATCAAATATTACAATATGGAGATATCAGAAACAGTTAACAAAGCATAAAGTATCTGACAAATTCACATTAAGAGATTTCAAATCAAGTATGTAAGTCCTGAGTGATCACAAAGCCAAAGCTCAGAGGCTAGTGAATTGATCTGGGATAGCTTCCTAAGAATGGTGAGTTTTTAGCCaattttgaaggaagaaaagaacttGAATTGACAAGAGACACTggaaacattttccaaaacaagGTAATGGTAAGTTCAAAACTTTGGAGCTGAAATGAGCTGGGGCTACCACCAGATTAACTTCCTTGAAATGAGAAACCATGTGGGCAGCCAGGAGACATGAAGGTCATGGGAATTCGcaagaggtgggtggggaggacagaggaaTCACAAGCACAAATTTAGATTTTGGGAACCAGCTGAATGAGAGGCTGAATCTTTCAGAAGACGACAAAGCAGGGGGCAAGGcatttgcctttgggatcttctgaAAATCGGATAACAATACTCAATTGGCACTGGCAGCTGGAGTATCAGAGGCAGCAGCTCCTGGCTGACAGACAAGCCTTCCACATGGAGCAGCTGAAGTATGCGGAGATGAGGGCCCGGCAGCAGCACTTCCAACAGATgcaccaacagcagcagcagccaccgCCAACCCTGCCCCCAGGCTCCCAGCCTATCCCCCCCACAGGAGCTGCTGGGCCACCCGCAGTCCATGGCTTGGCTGTGGCTCCAGCCTCTGTGGTCCCTGCTCCCGGCAGTGGGGCCCCTCCTGGAAGCTTGGGCCCTTCTGAACAGATTGGGCAGGCAGGGTCAACTGCAGGGCCACAGCAGCAGCAACCAGCTGGAgccccccagcctggggcagTCCCACCAGGGGTACCCCCCCCTGGACCCCATGGTAAGTGATACGTTCCAGAACTCTTGCTGGCTAGAGGGATCCAGGTGAATGTCCCAGTTCTCAAAAGGGATACATGATGGGCCTGGAGATGAGGATTGGCCTCAATCACTATAGATAGGCCCATCTCTGTTCTGTCCCTAAGCCAGCAGGGATCCCTTCCCAAACCCAGAACTTTGGAATTTTGTTCCAAGGATTTACCACTTAGTCTACTGTCAGGAAAAGGGAAGGTAGTGCCAAGGAGTGGCTAGGTTATCTTTGCTGTGAAAGTGAGTTGGTAAGTGAGATTTTACACCTCTAGCCTCCATCTCTCCTCTTTGTTCTCAGGCCCCTCACCGTTCCCCAACCAACAAACTCCTCCCTCAATGATGCCAGGGGCAGTGCCAGGCAGCGGGCACCCAGGCGTGGCGGGTAATGCTCCTTTGGGTTTGCCTTTTGGcatgccacctcctcctcctcctgctccatcCATCATCCCATTTGGTAGTCTAGCTGACTCCATCAGTATTaaccttccccctcctcctaACCTGCATGGGCATCACCACCATCTCCCGTTCGCCTCGGGCACTCTCCCCCCACCTAACCTGCCTGTGTCCATGGCGAACCCTCTACATCCTAACCTGCCGGCGACCACCACCATGCCATCTTCCTTGCCTCTCGGGCCGGGGCTCGGATCCGCCGCAGCCCAGAGCCCTGCCATTGTGGCAGCTGTTCAGGGCAACCTCCTGCCCAGTGCCAGCCCACTGCCAGGTGAgaaggggccaggaggggagaagggtgagggagagggaaccacctggaggggaagggctgggggggAAGGGGTCAGGTGCTAGAATTTCCACAATCCTTCTTGAACACTCTGGTACAATTAGAATATAGGAGGAAGGGCCTCTCTGGCAGTCCTCCACCATTTCCCACCCTGGCAGCTGCCACCTCTGGGATGATGTTGGGGCCTTTCACTGGTGGGTCACGGAGGAGTCCTGTGGCACAGAACATCTCAGTTGTAAACTTGAAAAACAGCTACTTGTTTGCATGATGATTGATTGGCATTCGTTTGCTTGTTCCCAACACGTTCAAATGCCCCATTTAGAGAGTTCCattggaggcaggaggatgatttGGGATATATCAGTTTTTTCCAGTGTGAGGTGCAAGAAGGTATTGGGAGAAGGAAGTTGTACATTGTGGGTACCTCATTCATCTACCCACCCACTGCATGCCATGCCTGGTTCTGTGTTTATGGTGGCCTTGGTCTGGACACCTCTTGCCTGCTCGCCCTGACTCGTCTTCCTTTTCTCCACAGACCCAGGCACCCCCCTGCCTCCAGACCCCACGGCCCCAAGCCCAGGCACGGTCACCCCTGTGCCACCTCCACAGTGAGGAGCCAGCCAGACATCTCTGCCCCTCACTCCCTATGGAGATCACAGTTCCAGGAAAAGCCCTTCCCCCACCACTGGGACCCTTCCCCAGCCTGGAGAATTCATCACTACGTAAGGAaagctcctcctgcccctccaaaGCCCCCACCATGCCTGACAGGCATGCATTTTTATATCGGATTATTCAAGGACTTCTGTTTAAAAGATGTTTCTAATGTCTGGGAGAGGATAGGATGAGAATGCTGTCCTCAAAGGAAGGGCTGGGCAAAGGTGTTTATACAAGGTTCTAATTAACCACTTCTAAGGGTGCACCCCCCTCAGAACTACTGCATTTTctatggataaaaaaaaaattaagtccttAAGGAAGTAGAGAGATTTTTAAAGGCCACATTGGAGCTCCCTTTAACCTAAAACATAACCAACTTTTACATTTTGGTGCAGGGGGCAGGTAGTGGTGGTGACAGTTTTAGGAAAGGGGAATTAAGATTCTGGGGCAGAACCTGTCTCTCCAAGCCCCTTGTTAGTGACTGAGTCAACCCCCCTCACCCACTCCACCCCCATTTTATTTGTACTAATCtctcctgctgcttcctccttGTTGCCGTTTTAGGCCACCCCAGCTCAGCCAATGATCCCTTTCCCTCTCAATGTGTAaggggattttttgtttttaaaagttacctGCTTAGTTGATGTCGTCGTATATGTATTTGGTGGGGAAAAACCTATCTTTGGAGATTCCTGTGGTAGGTAGTAGGGGCTGTTCTTCTCACTTCCCTGGGCAGTATCAGTGGACTCAGAGAAGGCACAAAAAGGGGAGCTATAAAAGgataggaattttaaaaacctaaagtTTTCAAAAAGCACTTAAGCACCTCCTTATGACTCGGTGGGTCACCCCCTAGCTTCTTCCCTTTCCCACTGAGACTATCAGAACTTCAGCTGATAGCTAGGGGTTCCCCCGATGAGCACAGGGATTTGGGAGCAGTAGAGGAGGGTGCCCAACCTGGGGTAGTACCGACCTGCAGCTCACAGCTTGGCTCTGCTCTTTGGATTCATACTTCCCAGTTCCAGCTCCTCCCTTCCTCATCCTTGATGTGAAGGCAGATGTGATTCCAGGCTGTACACCAATTCTTGGTCCCTCCCACCAGGCCCCTTTGTTCCTCATGTCCCtgtgtttctcttcctctgcGTCTTGGCACCTTTCTTCTGTTCAAAGTTTTCtgtaaattttctctttcctttcctttttttttttttttttttataaattaatttgcttTCAGTTCCATCTTGTGGATGCTTTCTGTGTTCTCTTACCTGTGGCTGTCAGGCAGTGGGGCTCGGATGGGAAGGGCATTTACCTGGACTGGAGAGGCAGGCACTCTGCAAGCCTTGGGGCCTAGACACTGACACTGTGCCTCACCACAAAAGGCCAAAGACAGCACAGCTGTCAGGACTGTACTGGTATAGGAGTTGAAGCTCTCACCTGCCCTAAAAATAGCTAACACTTGGAAGAACATTCCTACAAAATGGAGATTTTATACCTTTATCCTTTCAGAAGTAGTGGCTTCGCTCCTTCCCTTTATTAGGGAGGAGGCAGGCCCCTTACCTACTTCTTTTAGCCTTGCCAAGGTGACAGACAGACTCAGGCAGCACTAATATGGCCTGGCTTTAGCTCCAATAAACACTCTCCAGGCCTCCCCACAAAAGGCCTTATTAAATGCTTGGGACAGTAGGGGCTGAGTTTAAGGAGCTGGAGGGCTAAGAGAAGACTCAGCCTGAAATAGGATGGAACAAGGATGGCCAGCCTTGGTCCTACAGGCATTTATAGCTTTTTTAAGTCCCCCAAGGGGTAGCTTTTATAGCAGGGATGAATGGGGTTGTGCTACTATAGGCCCCTCCCCAGCTTTCCTCAGCCTTAGAGTCTGGCTCAGGGCAGAAATCTTCAACCATCTCACCTTCTTCCCTTTTACCCTGGCTCAGGAAGGAAAGTAGAACCAAATTAGGGGCACGGAAAGCAAGTTTATTTGGTGAATGCTGATGGCAAACATTGTCCCAAAGAgataagatgggaaaagtgctgTGACCAGAGAGCCTAGGACACCTTCAGACTAGATACAGTCTCACACAGGGAAAGGCACGGGTTCTGGGGTTACTGGGAGCGTCCTCAGCCATTCAGCACCATACGGACGAGTTctgtggaaaggaaaggaaaggtggGGTGAACCTGGGAGCAGGGCTGAGGAGGGGTAGACCAGGGGCCAGGAGACTACAAGACTGCAAAGGTAGCATAAGAGAAGACGTACCCATAGCAACCAACCTTGGGGTCAGTTTGCAGGGGAGCCACCTTGAGTCTGACCAGTTCTCCCTACCCCTAGCTCCCCTCGCACCAGCTGTtaatcccccaccccaccctgagcAGTAAGAATACAGCAGAGGCAGAAAAGTTCTCAACTACACCTACAGCTACTGTCAGCCACTggcgggaggagagggcagagttTTGGGTTAGGGTACCTCCAAGCTGCccagcagagggaagaggaaaggactATTCAGCTATAGCAGCAGAATGGGGCAGGCAACCCATACCCCCATGCCAGCTACCCATGCTTCAGGGCCAAAGGATCACCCTAAAGCAACACTGATATGTAGGCTGGTGAGAATTCCCAGACACCAGCACCCAGGGCCCAATAAGCAAAACCAAGTAGGGAGGTACCATACCCCGAGGCTGTCTTCCTCTTTGAGGAATCCCTCCCCTCCCTAAGTCAGCTCCATGCAGAAACATGCCAGAAGAAAGTCAGATGGTAGTAGGGTCCGGGCAAGGGATAGAGAGCACAGGTTgggataaaaaaagaaacactgggGAGATCAACtagaggagaggctgggaggagccGTACCCGCCCCACGGGCCCGTCACCCCGACAGGATATGCCTCACAAACGCTGCAGGAAGGAAGAGACATTAATGGTGAAGACAAGACACAGACATGGGGTGAAGGGGTCAGGCGGTGGGGAAATAGGCATTCcattccatttattttactttccattccTTCCCCACCTTTCACACATCACCCCTCCCCCTTTCCTGTCATACCCACCTgacctcccactcctgggctgggccgggccctGCCCCTTGCTTCCTGGCTCCTTTTGGAGCCCAAGTCCAGGGATAGGAAAAGCCCCAAATGCTATACTTGACCCGCTGCATATAGCTGCCTCCTCTGAGAAAGCCCCAATTCACCCCTCACCTTCATAGTTGATACAACCATTGCTGTCCTCATGCCCTGCCACCAGCATCTCGACTTCTTCCTCTGTCATCTTCTCGCCTGCAGAGGGAAAGCATTTTCAGAATTGGGTGACAGGTGAGGTGTATCAGGATGGCACCTCAGCTCAAGGACAGGGCAGAGTCTTACCCAGTGTGACAAGAACATGCCGGATTTCAGCGCCCATGACAGTGCCATTCCCTTCCTTGTCAAACACCCGAAGGCCTTCCACATAATCCTCATAGGTCCCTTGGTCCTTGTTCTTGGCCACAGTCTGCAGCATGGGCAGAAAGTGCTCGAAGTCCAGCACCTTCACATTCATCTCTGCCATAAAAGGAGGTGGAAGTGTCAGGCCAGAGAAGTCACACAAATTCTCAAGATGGGACTATGGGGATCTCAACCGAACAGATGACTCCTCCACAAAGCAGGGAAATCATGGGATTTGCTAATCAAGACATGACTTGCTCAAGTTTGGGGCCTATGAAGATAAAGAGAAGCTCTGAGCTGAAGAACTGTGGGCCCACTACCATACGGAATTGTTCTTGAGGCCCCTCACCGTCACTCTTGGGGTTCCCCAGGACCTTGAGCACCTCGGCGTTGGTGGGGTTCTGGCCCAGGGCCCTCATCACATCCCCACACTGGCTGTACAGGATCTTGCCATCACCTGTTCGGTCAAACAGCTGGAAGGCCTCCTTGAATTCTGAGGATTCAGATGAACATCAGCACTGGGGATGTGGGGGGTAACACAAACCCTACCTCAGAGCTCTGCTACCCATTGAACTTTGATCGTGCTGAGGAAACCAGATATCTGTACACCCAAGTCTCCTAAGAGGGATCCATTTCTCTTCCTCCCAACTCAGGTGTCCCACATAAAAATAGAGCCTTCTTCCGCACCCCTCCTTGGCTGCATGGTTAACATCCATTTACACACCCCCTCTGCCTGCAGCTGGCCTGCCCAACCTCTGTACTACCTCACCACTCAGCAGGAATTTGCCACCGCCCAGTCTCAGTCCTGTCCTTATAAGGAAGTGGCAGCAGCACTGGGACTGGGGTCATCCCAGCTTGCCACTTCCCACCCCTCCAGTATAGCGACCTTCCAGAGGATAGGGCTACAAAGTCCTATCCTTAGCAAACTCTCCTGTCCCCATATTCACAAAATATCAGGTCACTGCTCTTTACAGTCTTCACAATTTCaagctggggagaggaagagttATCACAGGAGGTGAGAAGAAGCAGAAGTAGCTGATTAAGGGACAGAGGAGCACAGGCAGCTTAATACActctccccacaccccacaaCAGCAGGCATTAGGTGACCAAGTTGTCTCACATACCCACACCACCTAAAACTCACCCAGTGCTTGGGGTTCACGTCTAGAGTGAAAGGAGAGGTAGGAagaaagagtgagaaaagaaaatggaggatCCAGAAGGAAGAGGGAATCCGGGGGTACTCTCATGGGGGTGCTAAAGAGATGACAAGTTAAGGCCAGATGGGGTGTCCCTCTCCTTAAGGGTAACCTCAGTGGGGGTTAGAAACTACCTACCTGCAGTCTGGTCCTCGGTGAAGTCACACTGCTCAGGGAAGAGAGTAGTGGTCAGCATCTGAACTCCACTCCCCCAAGCTTCTATCCCCAGTCCCACAAACTGAACAACAAACTCCTGCTCTAGGATGGGGACTCGCTTCGCAGCAGGACAGGGCCCCAGAATTTCCAACACCACCTCTAACCTTCCAAGCCCTCAGGTTCCTCTTCCCCCCACACCTTCGTTCCCCTTGCCCCCACCCGTGCCTTCCCGCCTCTCGCCCCCAATCCCGCTCATCTCCCACGTCGCAAGCCCCACC is a genomic window containing:
- the SMARCC2 gene encoding SWI/SNF complex subunit SMARCC2 isoform X2 — its product is MAVRKKDGGPNVKYYEATDTVTQFDNVRLWLGKNYKKYIQAEPPTNKSLSSLVVQLLQFQEEVFGKHVSNAPLTKLPIKCFLDFKAGGSLCHILAAAYKFKSDQGWRRYDFQNPSRMDRNVEMFMTIEKSLVQNNCLSRPNIFLCPEIEPKLLGKLKDIIKRHQGTVTEDKNNASHVVYPVPGNLEEEEWVRPVMKRDKQVLLHWGYYPDSYDTWIPASEIEASVEDAPSPEKPRKVHAKWILDTDTFNEWMNEEDYEVNDDKNPVSRRKKISARTLTDEVNSPDSDRRDKKGGNYKKRKRSPSPSPTPEAKKKNAKKGPSTPYTKSKRGHREEEQEDLTKDMDEPSPVPNVEEVTLPKTVNTKKDSESAPVKGGTMTDLDEQEDESMETTGKDEDENSTGNKGEQTKNPDLHEDNVTEQTHHIIIPSYAAWFDYNSVHAIERRALPEFFNGKNKSKTPEIYLAYRNFMIDTYRLNPQEYLTSTACRRNLAGDVCAIMRVHAFLEQWGLINYQVDAESRPTPMGPPPTSHFHVLADTPSGLVPLQPKTPQGRQVDADTKAGRKGKELDDLVPETAKGKPELTSASQQMLNFPDKGKEKPTDMQNFGLRTDMYTKKNVPSKSKAAASATREWTEQETLLLLEALEMYKDDWNKVSEHVGSRTQDECILHFLRLPIEDPYLEDSEASLGPLAYQPIPFSQSGNPVMSTVAFLASVVDPRVASAAAKSALEEFSKMKEEVPTALVEAHVRKVEEAAKVTGKADPAFGLESSGIAGTTSDEPERIEESGNDEARAEGPATEEKKEPKELREGGGAVEEEAKEKTSEAPKKDEEKGKEGDSEKESEKSDGDPIVDPEKEKEPKEGQEEALKEVVESDGERKTKVERDIGEGNLSTAAAAALAAAAVKAKHLAAVEERKIKSLVALLVETQMKKLEIKLRHFEELETIMDREREALEYQRQQLLADRQAFHMEQLKYAEMRARQQHFQQMHQQQQQPPPTLPPGSQPIPPTGAAGPPAVHGLAVAPASVVPAPGSGAPPGSLGPSEQIGQAGSTAGPQQQQPAGAPQPGAVPPGVPPPGPHGPSPFPNQQTPPSMMPGAVPGSGHPGVAGNAPLGLPFGMPPPPPPAPSIIPFGSLADSISINLPPPPNLHGHHHHLPFASGTLPPPNLPVSMANPLHPNLPATTTMPSSLPLGPGLGSAAAQSPAIVAAVQGNLLPSASPLPDPGTPLPPDPTAPSPGTVTPVPPPQ